The following proteins are encoded in a genomic region of Oncorhynchus keta strain PuntledgeMale-10-30-2019 chromosome 6, Oket_V2, whole genome shotgun sequence:
- the LOC118385081 gene encoding LOW QUALITY PROTEIN: cdc42 effector protein 2-like (The sequence of the model RefSeq protein was modified relative to this genomic sequence to represent the inferred CDS: inserted 1 base in 1 codon) produces the protein MSTKAPIYLKRRSRKGKKEKLRDILSSDMISPPLGDFRHTIHIGSGGGEDNLFGDLSFLEGKFHLLPGQQGDCLSQRSSMYAEPFQFSHTASVSGHTASSESXPLLKNALSLPVIGGLQAITLPVTSAPPTVPHPPQNAAPPPKPPRLHLDDKILMSHHPGLDSPLAQIPSRTSQFCPPSPRFSSDNDVCIQDPYLDDRVQERPYLSNAGSLLSLHLDLGPSILDDVLQIMDRQRLNGLNGTCLQGGRQELYT, from the exons ATGTCCACCAAGGCGCCCATATACCTGAAGCGGCGGAGCAGGAAGGGTAAGAAAGAAAAGCTGCGGGACATCCTCTCCTCGGACATGATCAGTCCTCCGCTTGGGGACTTCCGCCACACCATCCACATCGGCAGCGGCGGGGGGGAGGACAACCTATTTGGGGACCTGTCCTTCCTGGAGGGGAAGTTCCACCTGCTCCCTGGGCAGCAGGGTGACTGCCTATCCCAGCGCTCTTCCATGTACGCAGAGCCCTTCCAGTTCAGCCATACTGCCAGCGTCAGCGGACACACAGCCTCCTCAGAGA TCCCCCTTCTGAAGAACGCCCTCTCTCTGCCCGTCATTGGAGGGTTGCAGGCCATCACCCTGCCCGTCACCTCTGCACCCCCCACTGTCCCCCACCCGCCTCAGAATGCAGCCCCCCCACCGAAACCTCCTCGACTGCACCTGGATGACAAGATCCTGATGTCCCATCACCCAGGCCTGGACTCCCCCTTGGCCCAGATTCCCAGCAGGACTTCCCAGTTCTGCCCACCCTCTCCCAGGTTTTCATCAGACAACGATGTGTGTATCCAAGACCCCTATCTGGATGACCGGGTTCAGGAGCGTCCCTACTTGTCCAACGCAGGCTCCCTGCTCTCCCTGCACCTGGACCTGGGCCCCTCCATCCTGGATGACGTGCTACAGATCATGGACCGCCAGCGCCTCAACGGCCTCAACGGAACCTGTCTGCAGGGAGGACGGCAAGAGCTCTACACCTGA